GAACCATCGGCAGGCATCACCAACCTCCGAAGGCCCACTTGTGGGAGGTGGCGTTGGTGTGGAGGAACTTGGGGTGCACGCGCGCGCGGTCGAAGTCCCCCGTCTCCAGCGCATCTGCAGCCACGAAACATAGCACCATCAGCGAGCGGTGGCGACGCGAGAGGAGGGCGGAGAGTTCGAGGAGGTGAGGTGAGGGACCTTGGAACTCCCTGGTCGGCGCAGTGGGGGCCTCGTACGCGCCGGCCTTCCAGAAGCTGCGGCAATCGAGGGCTCGTccgccgcccccgccgccgccgtccatcGCCAGCGGCATTCGAGGGGGGGTTCGCCGGAGAGGTTAGGATCTGCAGGAGGGAATTCGCCGGAgaggtttttgtttttgtttcccTTCCCGACGAATTTCTCAAAAGTCACAATTGCCCTAAAATCGACACCGCTTAGGATGGTAATAGTGTAAATTGGGCCGGAGTTGCGTGGGCTTTCTTTAGTCTTGGGAGTCAGGCAGGAGATATTgggcttaggtcttgtttagttaagaaatttgcaaaaaaatttatatTCTATgttacatcaaatttttagacatatacatggagcattaaatatagacgaaaataaaagataattacacagttcatctgtaatttacaagatgaatcttttgagtctagttggtctataattgaataatatttatcgaATACAAAAGAAAATGATACGGTATTCCAAATTCAGGCTCGGTGACGGGAGAGGAAGTTTCGGtgttaattaattaaaaaaattaaaaagaataactaaactTTGTTGTGTTCACGAGTTTTTTCTTTGATCTTGGTTCCAGTTGGATTTGTATTAttaatttatattttatatatatgtttGATTGATCTGATGAAAGGCACCTTTTTTCTTCTCGAAGATAAATACAAATGGACAAAACTTACAGGGCTCATATCTTGCGCGTCAAATTTGCATACATTAtatattaccaaataaaaagtcGGAAACTTGCAAAAATAGTCACACAACTTGATgtcataaaaatattttttatatgtttTATAATTGGATTTTTAATAAACTACAAATATAGCCATGGTTTGAAGTCACTAAATGAGATGCAGCAACGGAAACGGATAATGCTAACACGATAAATAAGTTCAGTTTAGGTTTCATGTTCCATCTTTCGAGATAAGTTTTATCCCTATGAATTTTTTTCTATCACATGAAACTTCGTTATCTCTTTTTTTATCTATTCCATGATATATATGATAAGTTTAATGTCATGAAACTCTATAGGCCTAAAAACAAGACTAATAATAGTGCTCTCTCTTAGTTGTATGTACATTTACATTCTACCTATCAGTCCATTTATATAGTAGTTGGTTCATCTTTGATCCAGTTTTTACTCTTATAAATTTTCTTGCTTCTTGTGCATGATGTAAATGTATAGGTCACTTCTCTTATCTCTCCTACTCTCTTGTCTCTTCCCTTTACATCCTACCCTTTATTATATGTGATATATATAAGCGTAGGAGTATCTCTCTTAAAAATACTAGATCGCATGGCATCCTGTAACACGAAGTTACCTGTAAAAGttgaccaagaaaactcctaCCAAATGCTTAGACAGTTAGTTTCCCTATTTACATCAGAAAGAAATGTATTGTATATTATTTGCGTCATGAGTTCATCCCTTAAATGTAATGGAATGATTTCATTCTTCGTACTAATACTAAATATTACAACTCATTCCATCCCACAAACCGAACAAAAAAAATTAAGGAGTCAAATGATATGGATTACTTTATTCCACAATCCAAACACTCTTTTATTTATTAGTGGTCCATGCTAACCAAGCCCATGCTCACTTCAGACAGTCTCACTGCTCCTCTCCTACACTACACATCTATTCTCCCACGTCTGCAAAAAATGAAGACACCGGGGGCTGTTTAGTTCAGCTTATAAGTTGTTTATAGCTAAAATAATCTAACATTAAAAGCCAAATAATATGTTTTAGCTTTTTTCTGGTCACGTTGCTCCAATAGCCTCTGTTTGTTCTAGGACAGAGAAACTGGGTTAGACTAGCCTTATTTTAACCATGTTTTTCTATTCAGTTTGTGTGCCTTTTTATTTTAATCATGTTTTCCTGTCAGTTTGTGTAGCTTCTTCTCAAGAAAACGTTATTTATGAGTAATTCGTGTGCGTTTTGTGCTGCCCAACATCATAACCAAAATAGATGGTGTAATCGATTGCTCTGTACAGGTACAGCCGTACAGGTTGCAACGATCTCCATTAGCGTTTCCTTCCCTTTCGCTGAACTAGACAAGGCCTTACTACCGTTTGCATTTAGGTTGGCACGGgcattttttctttcttttttttgaaaagcTGACCACCATGGGAAGTTCGGGACTGTGGACGTTAAGAGTCCTATATGGACGTTCCTTATTTTTCTCAgcgtttggatccttttattttggAGGAATTAAAATCTACTTAATGGATTAGATTATTTGACTTAGAATTTAATATTCCgtaactttttttaaaaaattgacaTATAAGGCTCTCAAATTCATAGGGTGGGAGATGCTATGAATCATCACGCTATGTtactttttctttatttatagtACCATGGTCTTTAACTCACTTTTCTACGGTACAAATACAACGTATAAATATCTTCCTTATATGACTGACAATAATAGACAAATATATTCCATATATAACTATATTAGCTTGATTAATTTGTACCTAAATTATAATTATTAGGATGGATTCATTTCCAAAGATCCAAACGGGCCTTTGGTTTTAAGTATAAAATAAAAAGTATAAAACTAGGTATTGAATACATTAAAAAGTGAGAAAAAGTCTACACCACCCCCTGAGGTTTGGAGAGGTGTCTACTTAACCCCTCAAAGTATAAAACTAGGTATTAAACACATTAAAGTTTGCGAAATCAGTCAGTTAACCACTAGGCAGTTTTGCTAGATGGATTTGTACATGTGGCGCTTCACACTGGTAAGATTTGACACCGTTAGCTCGCCTGTCAGCCTGTTGGGTCATCTCTTCTCTTCTACAGTagctttttatttttgaaatctAAAGAATTGGAGTAACTGTATCTTTCATAATAAGCGTGTGCCTTGTAAGTTATAACAGAAGAAAAAAATTCTATAAGGTTTAATGTTAATTTAATTCAATACGAACTTTACCAGATATTATCATATTATTGTCAATATTAACTTATATATTATAGATATGTACATTTTTGCTTTCATTTTTCACATTGACGTTTCAAGTTGAACTGGTAATTTCACTCCAAACAAGAAAATAACACtgaatatataaataataataacttCAAGGTGAACTGGTGATTCCACTCCAAAAGGGAATAAAAAACTAAAATATCACAATTGCTGTTGTATATTTTAGCACATCACTACCGCTCCTATATGTCAAAAACATTCGAGCTTATATCCTTGAGTCCAGTGAACTTATGTCCTTGAGGCCAGTTCAATCTCCAAGCCACATCAAAAGAGAGTTCAAAATTTTAATCATTTCATTGTCCTGGTCAGCTTGCTGCTCTAGCAATGGCTTGATTTTCTAGTTCACCCTAAAGACACACATTCCGCTCCTCAATTGGTTACTCTGTACTTCTGCAGAAGCAAATGATCCAATTAATTTCATTAGACGGATAATGTTGACAGTAAGAATCAACAGATGAGTCCTATGGAGAGCTGCTACAAAAAAATGCAAGTCAAGTTGAATAAGTTCATCTCCCAATCTGATggaatttgggccttgtttagttaccaaaaaaatttgcaaatttttttagattccccgtcacatcaaatctttaaacgcatgtatgaagtattaaatatagacgagaataaaaactaattgcacagtttggtcggaattgacgagacgaatcttttgagcctagttagttcatgattggacaatatttgtcaaatacaaacgaaagtgttactattcctattttgcaaaattttttggaactaaacaaggccatgcctGTTGGTTCACGTTATTATTGTGTCTAACATGTGAATGTGTTTTGAGACAATGTACCTTGACAGTGTTAAGTAGAACTTTGGCTTCGTTGTTGTTGTTGAAGTGATCACGAACAGGCTGGAAAAGTGAAATTAGTGAGTTAAACCTAGTTTGAACCAGGACAGAAAAGATTGTGAAATAATAGCTTCTACCTAGACAAAGGAAGATCCAGCAATAAACAAGATGGACAAGTTCATCCAAAACTACACTAGCAAGAAGCAAGACGGATGATTCAGCAATAAAAACAGCCCACCAATTCATTTTGTCAGGATAGCAGCTGTTGCAACTTCAAAGGCATCACAGTGCAAGACACGAAATTGGCAAAGATTGATAATATACAAGTTTCTGACCAGACAAAGACTACAATACTATTACATAGAGAAAAAAAAGTAAGGTCGAGTGAAGTGAAAATTTTACCTGCAAAATTTCATTTATTGCTTTTGCTAGTGCAGGTTTGACATCGGCAGGATGCAAAGCACCCGTCTCATAATCAGAAATTAGTTCACCCATGCTTGTAAATGTCCTGTTTGAAAGCAACCACTTTAGAAGTCCATCAGAGAGAATAAATAATGTCATGTTGGAAATTCAATAACCTAATTGTTGCATAATTAATTGCATGACCACAGGAGTCAGCCAAATATAAATAATGGTGGCATGGAACTATATATCTCACTGGTTCCGCCCCATTATTGACGGAAACAAATAATTTTAGCAGATGAGATAAAAAATTACTTGTTACCACCATTGATTTCCTTACGGACGACCTCAAACCTTCCAAACCAAGGGAAAACAATGTATTTAATGTACTCCAAACAAGGATTCCCCTCAACAATTTTGGGAGGGCAAAAAGCTTGCTTTATCTTCACATTAACCTGGGCCTGCAACAACAGCGAagcttatgaaactatattatcctagaaagaaagaaGGGTACAACACATGCATGATGCTACTTAGCTACTATTCAAGATCAAACGTTTAAATGGTCAGGTAATATAGACAAAACAGAGAGTTAAAACTAAATCCATAAGACAAAATTTAGACTGGAAGTTATTATTAGCTTATAAACAATTGATGACTGATGTATGTACTCCATCTATATTCTATATGACTATTCATGAGCAACAAAGGACATAATCCAAGCAAACTACAGATATATAAAGAGAAATGGTAATTCAATTCATTAACTAGAATAAGAAAATAAAACACACAACTAATTAGCATGTAAGACTATGGCTAATCAGTTACAGAAACTTTTCATATATTAATGTAAACGGTGCATCCAGCTAACAAAAGTCACGAACACCAGATTTTTAGTATAGTCATACAGCTTTATTTTCTAGCAAGGAGATGACAATTGACAAACATATACAACAACTGTACAACATTCTAGCCAGACAGTATCCTTCACCATGTTACCATCTCCACTGACCCAAGCAAAATAGAGTTGAACCACTGTTATGCAATAATTGATGCACAAAGCAATTTTGCGTTTATCTCATTAATATTTTCTAGTAACCTAAATCAAATGATAAAGATGATATTTTAGTATTAGACTGCATCATTAGGTGTCACAAGAGCCAAGAGCAACAAAAGAATGTTGAGGAAGAAAAATATTTCATGAGAAATATTTACCTCATCATCTTCCATAAAGATAGCCGAGGATGGATCACTCTTTGACATTTTCTCCTGGCCTTCTTTaaaaccagggagcatatctgCATTTCAGGTTAAGCAAAAAACACATGCTCCACAAACCAACAATGAACAATCACTTGTTATGAACTCCATCACCGTAGACACATGACCATGATGAACACATATGTCCCAAAAATTTAtttaaaggaaaaaaaaaagataacacAATCAAAATCACTAATCAGGATACGATGTGAAAGAATAATCGGTTTGTTCTTCCTTTTGATGTCATCGCAGTACTCCCTAGCTAGCATATTGACCTTCCGTTGGTCCATCCCCAACTGGCATATGTCAGCCTACAAAAGGAAAATGATAAGGAAAGCGACTTGTATACAGAAAATTTTTTCTAGATTGCTCTAGATTGAAGGTGTACACATTGaaatatcaaaagcctttcagTCATCATTATTATGAGTAAATACAGTCAGAATGGAAATATCAAAAGCCTATCATAACCCAAAGAGAATTCAATAAAACTTATTTCCAGATACCATGGAATGCCATAGCGCGATAAATACTCGCCTTCAAGAAAAATATATCTGCACATTGCATGCAAGGGTAGAAAATCTGGGCAGCAGTCAAGTCGTCTGACTCACTTCTGCCCATAATTTGGCAGCATCTGCAAGTAAAGGAAAAATAGAATTACTTACATACACTTCACAGTATAAGCACATAAAGGGGAAATAACCAACCATGTTCTGATGTTCAAGCTCAAGCTTTCGAACTGAAGAAAGCTTTTAATGGAAACACAACATAAACAAGCATGTACTACCTCGTTATCCTCTTGACGTTATTTTTCCGGGCAATGTCCATCACAATTGGCCAGTACTCATGCGCGCGGCTGTTGATCTCCTCGGAGGACCACAGGAACTCGACCCCGTCGAGGTTCATCCCAGCCGCTTTCCATATCTCGATCATGTAGCGCCCCACCGTCTGGATTTTCTTCAGGTCACCTCCCATCTTGTTGTTGAGCTGCGCAAACCAGTCGGCGATCCAAATTTTCACCCTGCACCCGGCCCTGATCATCTTGTTCACGTTGATGGTTTTCACAATGCCCTGGGAATACAAGACAGCGTATGTCACAACTCAGAACCAAGTCTACCAAGTCTGTCTTTGCCTGAATCGTGCAAACTTAACATTTTTTCTACTAAATGAGGCCCTGGAAGCGGgagcagaagacagaaaggtCGAACCTGAGCGATGTGCATGCGTCCAGAGGGCTCGAAGCCGTCGTAGCAGATGGGGACGGGCTTCTTCTGAAGCAGGTTCCTGAGCTCGTCCTCCTGGATGCACTCCTCCCCAATCCCCCGCAGCAGATCGAACCGCTCGTCCAGGCTCATCGCCGCCACGGCCCCCGCCAGATCCTCGGCGGCAGCTGCagaggaagaggaggcgccgggaGCCGCCTCGGGTGCCGGCGTGGAGTCCatggcagcagcagcggcggggGCAGAGGAGCAAAGGATTCGACGAGGTCGTGCCAGGAGACGACGGCGACGAggggatggcggcggcggcgggtgggTGTGCGTGTGACAATGGGATAGCGGCGGCTTCGGGGTGCCGCGACGGCAGCCAGGGTTTTGCTGGGGAACCGGGCCGCGTCAGCGAGGCCCAATATCATCGTGGGCCGTTTTTTGTTTTCAAAAAATGGCGATTGCGTTCGATTTTTCGTCCGCTTTATTTTTGATGAGAACCACAAAGATAATCTAGATGAGAATGGGTTGGGTCAACTTAGGCCtcgtttagggcctgtttagatgcaatcaaaaactcaaaagtttacaaaatttttaatcatatcgaatcttatagcacatatatgaagtattaaatctaaataaaaagaataactaattgtacaacagtaaatcacgagacaatttttttaagcctagttactccatgattgaataatgtttgtcaaataaaaacaaaaatgctacagtgtcaaaatctataaacttttttggatctaaacaaggccttagttggagaatttttttttgattttggctactatagcaccttcgtttatatttagtaattattgttcaataatggacagataaattatgcaattagttatttttttaatctatgtTTAGAGTCCAAttttttgatgtgacggagaaccttaaaattttttggaaactaaagaaGACCTTATTGGGTCACGTCGGCTCACTTACTAGTACAAAAAAGACATCTCAGATCTAGGGAAATTGATGGAAAAGCAGCTAGGGTGTATCCCGCCGCTGCCGTGGCCGCTCCTACCTCCATCATCGTTGGTCATCCTTCCTCTCCCCTCTGGTGATAATCATCAGAGGCTGATGAGAGTGGAGATCTATCATCTTTAATAAGTTTTTCACTAGATCGAATCTTTAGGGTTAGGGTCTCTCCATGTCAAGTGTCaagttttttggttttgggga
This window of the Sorghum bicolor cultivar BTx623 chromosome 7, Sorghum_bicolor_NCBIv3, whole genome shotgun sequence genome carries:
- the LOC110437380 gene encoding tyrosine--tRNA ligase 1, cytoplasmic, which codes for MDSTPAPEAAPGASSSSAAAAEDLAGAVAAMSLDERFDLLRGIGEECIQEDELRNLLQKKPVPICYDGFEPSGRMHIAQGIVKTINVNKMIRAGCRVKIWIADWFAQLNNKMGGDLKKIQTVGRYMIEIWKAAGMNLDGVEFLWSSEEINSRAHEYWPIVMDIARKNNVKRITRCCQIMGRSESDDLTAAQIFYPCMQCADIFFLKADICQLGMDQRKVNMLAREYCDDIKRKNKPIILSHHMLPGFKEGQEKMSKSDPSSAIFMEDDEAQVNVKIKQAFCPPKIVEGNPCLEYIKYIVFPWFGRFEVVRKEINGGNKTFTSMGELISDYETGALHPADVKPALAKAINEILQPVRDHFNNNNEAKVLLNTVKKYRVTN